The sequence below is a genomic window from Lycium ferocissimum isolate CSIRO_LF1 chromosome 9, AGI_CSIRO_Lferr_CH_V1, whole genome shotgun sequence.
GTCAAAAGATTTCTATTAGCCTATTAGGAATTGAAAGTTGCTTTTTAAAACagattactccctccatcccacaATAAGTGTCACTataatcaaatttttttatcccataataagtgtctcCTTAAGAAACAATGCATATATTGACAAGTTTTTTTAACTTTGCCCTTAGATAAAAGCGGCAAATTTATGTATTCAAGACAAAAAGCACATGAAACTTGGTATTATTGAGTCCCAATGTCAAAAGGCTTACTTTTAAATGCGTGCTCTAATCAAAAGggaaaagtaatttatttttattatataggaatAATCTAGTAAAATTTATATTACAtgattgattttttaatatgcgtATTTTTGGTTAAGGTGACATTTATTATGAAACGTATGGAGTAGTTCTTTAACTAGAGTTGGTGTCTTTTGGGGCATCCTGTGGGTCTAGGATTTTGAGGAGACACATCTTGCACCAAGTGGTAACAATTGACTGGACTGTGTAGTTGTGGACCCGAAGATGACTATCTTACACAGTGGCAAGAGACGTTTACAAATTTGATCACACAATtatcttatgttgtctattagaGCTGCTAAAGAGCACTCCCTGTTCTATCAATTAGCATTCTCAGCCTGTATATCATACTTGTTTGGTTGTAACTTTTTTGTTAAATGCTCTCTGGTTTTTtagctatgtatatgaatgtaaaCTATGAAAATCTCTAATTTCTTCGGAAAGAAATGAATAATGCACAATAAAATCACATGGCAAATGTGAAGGTGATAGGAGAGACTCAACCCATATGTTCCTTACAATCATGTAATGTTGACAAAATCACTGGAGTATGTAAACTTTACTGGTGATTTAGTACTCATAATCTTTACCTAGTTTGTGTTAGATAAGATCATATATTTTTGTAGTGACAGAAGTAAGAAGTATGCTGTGATCTATTACAGAAATAgaagttatatatttttgacATAATCCTTGGcttgtttgattttaaatttaatttgtaaTTCTGACTAATATACAAATGGATTCTTGATTGAATAAGTAGCTCTATTGAAGTAGTAATAGTTAGTAGCTTGTGTGCATTTCTCCAGTTAGTTTCAGTTCTGTCCCAAAGCTGCTATGAACTTGATAACACTTGTTTGATGACTTCTAGTGCTTGTTGGCTGAAAGTTTGAATATTGTTTTTAGCAGGCACAAGATTCAGGAAGCGCTCGGTCGCCAGTTGGACCAAGAAGATTCTCTGATAGAAGTAACTACGGCGATAGAGCGAGCGGCAATTAGTAATCATCTAGgatcaaaactattttttttgtgttgttgatGAATAACTCTGACTTGAATCTGGATGTAATTTTGGGTTACTTCTGTTTTAGATATTGAATATTTTGCTCATTTAATCATTTCAAGTGTTAAAATTATTATGAATGGTGTTTGATTTCATAAAAGGTGCAGAAATAGGATCTTAATTTGGTATTATACAGAATTGTTAAACTGCTTAGGGTGGTTTCAACTGGAAAAATATTgttttataaaattataaatggcagtaaaaaaaatgcattttaCGGCGGTTTTAGCAGAATGTAATTTTCGCCTAGAAATAACAGCACTTACGGTGGTTTGAATCTGCAATAGTTTTTCCCTAAAACTAACAGTAGTTTTATTATGGCGGTTTCGGGAAAACTGCCGCAATAGTATTAATGGCGGCAGGAACACCGCCATTTCAGCTGGTGATGGCGGTTTGAAACCGCTGTTAAAGCTATAAAAAAACGTCATAATCGTTTCGGCTTTTTTGTAGTGTACATCCCATTATATTCATGGACTGTCCTTTTTTCCTTTCGTTTACTACCCCAACAATAGCTTTCACAAGCACTGAAATTTCAAAGACTAGGACCATGACTCATGAGGATTAAATAAAATGATGAGCATGCCAATATCAAGGCATCAACATCTCCAAGGGATGTTTGACACCGCCGCACCGGCAGGTGCTGGTGGGTGGGTGGTGATTGCGGGGGCAACAGACATCATCGTGGCGTCTGTGCAGAGTGATGACTTTTCAAATAATTTGTGTATTTGGTACGacaaaaaattgtaaaattatTATAGTTTGATAATGTAAAATATTCTCTAGTCTTTGATCGACTGATCAAGAGTTACGAGACATGATAACTTATCATATAAGATAGAGGTCATGCATAAGtatagtattgttgttgatactTTTTAAAGAGTAGAACAAGAGATATTGTAGTTGAAACAAGTGATATAGGCTAAACGAATGAGATTTAGACATTCTctataaataaacaattactTTCATCAAAAGTGGCGGAATATGATTTGTCATTGCACAAAAAATTATTGTCAAGATAAGTAAATACTGGAGGATGatgtatcaaaaaaaaaaaaaagttcttgtTATCACAATATTTTTCgtcatataaaaggaaaaacaagttcgTGTTAATTTGTGTTTACATCGATTATTTCATCAATTGCATACTATCTTTCACTAAGTAACCTCTTCCACTACAACTGGTGGACTGGGCATTCAGAAATTAAGAATCAAAAATCAAGTGCTTCTAGCGAGTACCTCTTGGAGACTCTTTAAATCTCCCCAATCCTTTTGGGCAAAAACGCTCATCAATAAATACACAACTATCATGAATAGGCGTAAGAGTCCACCATCCCCAATATGGAAAGCCATTACTCAAGGCTGGAAAAAACTTCCGTATCAGTCTAAAATATACGTTTCCAACAAATACTTTTTACTCTCCAACTAAACAATGGAACACAGACAAATGTGACTTCCACGCGCTGGcaacggtaaaaaaaaaaaaaactacagaCTCTCTCTCAACATTTTAGCTGTGTGAACTCCACGCGCGGCCCCATGCAACCTCCCGACGGCCCTAAAACGGCGCGTCCGGTGGGGGAACCGGCCCCAAACACAGGGGCGACAACATCTACTGAGGAAATAGGACCAAAAATCTCCTATGCGAATACGATTGCGGCACCAGCCCCAATTCCAACTTCGGATACTCGATATGGGTGTCCTTCAGTTACAACCAGAAGAACCTACCACAATGGTGTAGATGCGGTCATCTTCAAATCCAAGGATTACTATGGAATCATGGCTAAAGAGTGCAAACACACTCTAATTGGAAAATTTCTGAAAGGACGACCTAAAATTGATGTTGTTCGATCTGCCTTCTACGAAAAAATCACTTTGAAAGAAACTGCAGTTATTGGGGCTTACGATCATAATTCAGTGTTCATTGATTTCAAGAACAGATGATTGTAAAAGAACCTATTTCAAACGTTCAGTTGAAATCAATGGGATACAGATGTGGCTCCAGAAGTGGCATCCAGACTTCAAACCAGAAGAAGACTCCCCAATTGTTCCAGTCTGGGTACTACTTCCTAAGCTCCCTTTTCATTGTCATGCTTGGCACTACGTGAGACAAATAGTAGCACCTGTAGGAATCCCACTTAACATGGATGCTGCTACTACTAGTAGAACTAGACCAGGAATGGCCAAGGTTAGAGTTGAAGTGGACCTAACTAAGCCCCGTCCTGATAAGATCTGGTGGGAGTGGAAGATGAGTCTCACCCTCTCAAAGGATTTCATCAGAAACTGGAATATGAGAGTGTTCCAAAGTTTTGTACGTACTGTAAAAAACTAGGACATTCCCTAGGTCAATGCAGATTTGccaacaagaaaaaagagattACTAATGAGGAGATTGAGCAGCAAACAGCAGACACAGTAGAGGCAAGTAAAGAAGAAGTCATTGAGGAAAATGACAAGGAAGATGAAAGGGAGGCAAAAGGTCGGATTGAAGAAAAAGCAGCTGAAGTGCAAGCAGCTAAAACCAAAGGAGAGAAATACAGGgagaagagaaaacaaaggagaAGGAGAAATGCACTGAAAGTGAAGAGAAACAAGGGCAATGGAAATAACCAAaacaaggaaaagaaacaaCTAGAGGAAAGGAAGGCTGAAACACATAAAGAGGccaatttggaaaaacaccaggACAGTAGCAATAACAATGAGAATAAAGACAAGCAATTTGGAACTGAGGAACAAAACGCACCCATGGAGGAAGAAGAGAGTCAGAAAGGGGAATATGGGGATGACAGGAACTCACAAATCGAAGGAGTAAGTCCCACAAAAGACCAACATGAGAAGACAAGGGAGAATCAGATGCAAAAATCTGTGGTAGTGATAACTACTAATGAGAATGAGGAGGGTAATAGGCAAGATATAAGTGAGCCTACCAACCCTCCAATCAAGACTCACAACATTTTTCAAAGTATAGCTAATGACACTGGCCAACTGGATGATGAAATCGATCAAGGACAAGACACTGAAAATACCATATCAGAAGAGATGGTTCCAGGAGAAAATCATACTTTAATTATGCAGAAGGAGGTGAATGATACAATTATGTTTAGAGCCTCCACAGAGAAATCAGTGACAGGCTCTAGTAATCACAATAAAGAGGAGGATGAGGAAGAGCAATTCAAAGAAGACAGGGCAGTAGAGCAAACGCAAGAAGACAGTTTTTCTGAGGAAGAAGTTGCTGATAGCTTAATAAATGCCTATGCTCAAGAACCTGCAATTATAACAGAGGTGGAGAATCAGTTCAAAGAAGTCATAGAAAAAGGAAATCTATCTCCTAAAGGAACTGAATTCCTAAAgggaaagaaaaacaaaaagccAAGTTCCTCAACTCCTGCAGTGATTACCAGAGACAGGGGTAGAGGATCAAAGAAACATCAATGACCTCTTTCCCTATGATTAATACAATCATATGGAATATAAGAGGAATAAGCTCCAAAGGGGCTTTTGATAgacttaaaaaaattattcagtTATACAAGGTCAATTTTGTGGCTATACAAGAGCCTTTTGTCCACAATGCTAGAATCAACAAAACCAAGATTCAGTACTACAAGAGGATACTGGGCTTTGATAAGGCTGAAGCAAACAAGAATGGAAAAATCTGGGTGTTACGGGACGATAATTTCACGTATAAAGTTATCAGCGATCACAACCAACAGTTAACTCTGGAAGTTCATCACTCTACAATTCGTGAGGCCTATTTTGTGACTATAGTATATGCTAAAACTACCATCAGGAAAAGGAGAAGACTTTGGGATAATCTTAGAACCCTCAATAGCCACATTAGCAAAGCTTGGACTATAATGGGGGATTTCAATTCTATTATGGAAGCTGGTGAGAAACAAGGAGGAAGACAGCACAGACTAAGCAAAAGCTAGGAATTTGTGGGATGTATGGAAGATTGCAACATGATGGATCTTTGGATATACAGGAGACAAATTCACTTGGACTAATGCTAGACGACTGAGGAAAAGGATCCTTATGAGACTGGACAGGGTAATGTACAATGACTATTGGTCTCAAAAGTTCCATATGGTCAATGTCAGACACTTACCTAGGACAGGTTTTGATCACAGAATTCTTTTGATGAAATGTGGTATTGTAGAACCTCCTAAAGTTAAGTATTTCAATTTTCTCAACTTCTGGATTGAGCAAGAGGATTTCATGGATATAGTAAAAGACTGCGAGACGAAGGAGAGGTGAAAGGCAATCATGTGGATCTTACAACAAAAGGCCCAAAAGGTGAAGCAACGGACTTAGCCATGAATCCCAAAAAACTCAATTGGCAATGTTTTTGAGAAGATCAAGGAATTGGAAGAACAGGTTGAAAAAGCTGAGGCTACTTACACTTCTCAGAACAGTGATCTTAATAGAAGTTTTCTTCACGCTAAATATGCTGAACAAATCCAATGGATCAACAAAGAAACCTCTATGATGAGACAGAAGGCTAGAATCAAATGGCAGATTGACGGAGATAGTAACACTAGGTATTTTCATAGTGTTATcagacaaaaaaggaaaaagctcATATGCACGGGATCGAGATGAAAATGGTGTATGGATCGAGGGGATGAGAGAGTGCTTGAAGTGCCATTCGACACTCAGCAACCTCTTCTCCCGGCGATCAGCAGTagagattttaattttttgaataaCATTGAGAGGACTGTGAATACTGAGGATAATGAGGGCCTTACCAGAATTCCTAGTGTTGAGGAAACTTATCAGGCTATTGTTTATTGGACCGGATAATTAACTCACGGGCACGATGGGTTTAATGGAAAGTTTTATCAAGCTACTTGGAAGATTATTAAGGACGATGTTTACAATATGGTAAGAGATTTTTCGAGAGGAGGCAAGGCGGCCGGGTTCTACACTCACACTTGCTTGATTTTGATCACACAAAGTAGAATCTCCAGTAACTTCTCTCGGCGAGACTGTCGGCTTGAGCGATTTCTCAACAAGATTGCATCCGAAGATCATTTCGAACAGGCTCTCCAATATCTTACCCAAGCTAATTTCGAAAACCGAACGGAGTT
It includes:
- the LOC132032010 gene encoding uncharacterized protein LOC132032010, translating into MWLQKWHPDFKPEEDSPIVPVWVLLPKLPFHCHAWHYVRQIVAPVGIPLNMDAATTSRTRPGMAKKLEYESVPKFCTYCKKLGHSLGQCRFANKKKEITNEEIEQQTADTVEASKEEVIEENDKEDEREAKGRIEEKAAEVQAAKTKGEKYREKRKQRRRRNALKVKRNKGNGNNQNKEKKQLEERKAETHKEANLEKHQDSSNNNENKDKQFGTEEQNAPMEEEESQKGEYGDDRNSQIEGVSPTKDQHEKTRENQMQKSVVVITTNENEEGNRQDISEPTNPPIKTHNIFQSIANDTGQLDDEIDQGQDTENTISEEMVPGENHTLIMQKEVNDTIMFRASTEKSVTGSSNHNKEEDEEEQFKEDRAVEQTQEDSFSEEEVADSLINAYAQEPAIITEVENQFKEVIEKGNLSPKGTEFLKGKKNKKPSSSTPAVITRDRGRGSKKHQ